The region TGGAGAAACCGTTTTTCGGGCGTGAGGGAGCCGGTGTGTCCGTGATGAACAGGGGAGACCGGATCCATGCGGGAACTTCCGGCCATGAGAGCGAGCCGGTGGTCTATCAGAAGCACGCGAACCTCTTCAACGCGGGCGGCAGGCATTTCGTCTGGGGCCTGTGGATGGTCGGCGACGAATGCCGCGGCCTGTCCGCGCGAGGGGACCGCTCTCCGGTGACCGGAAATCTGAGCCGTTTTTTCCCGCACCGGATCGACGGCTGAAGCGGCATGGTCAACGAACGGAGATGACGCGCTTTCCCCGGTCCGCCGTTTCGATGGAGAACCGGACGGGCAGGAATTTTTCAATGACGGAGATGTTGGTGGGGATGTGGTCGTCCGGTGCCATGGTCGTGAAGCTCCCCTCGCCCGCCAGGGCCATGGGCAGCAGGAGCTGGTCCGCCAGACAACGGCCGACCGCGGCTCCCGAACCGATGAAATCCTGTATGGTTTTCGCCGCACGCCTGCCGACACGCTCTGCGGTGACGTTGGTTTCCCCGAAGGCACTGGTGAGTTCGCTGGTGTGTTCAAAAACCGCTTCGTAAAGGCAGCAGACACCACGCCCGGGACCGGGTTCGCGGATCTCCACGCTGGCGTCGTCGCACGGATATTGGGCGAGCGCGGAGTCGAGGATGCGCCCGGCGATGTGGATCGGGAGATTCCGCGAAGGAACACGCAGGACCAGGGATTTCACCTCGCCCGGTTCGTGGAGATGGAAAGCCGCCAGCTTTTCACAAGGCTGGATCGTGGCTTCGATGATCCCGCCACCGACGGGCGCGAAGCCGCTTTGCACGAGCGACACCGTCGCACGGCCTCCCATCTTTCCCAAGGCCGGCAGGAACACACGGTCGATGAACTCGAACGGAGGCGCGAGCGGGTTATGGGTTCCACCTTCCAGCCGCAGCGTGCTGGCACCACCGGCATGCAACAGCGCGGGAAGCAAGGTCTGGAACAGCAGGCTGGTGCTGCCCGCGGTGCCGATGGAGAACCGATAATCTCCACCGCAGGTTTTACCGGCGCGGAAGACCAGCTCGGTGGAACCGATCTCCGCTCCGTCGGCGGTTCCGTTGGAGATTTCGCACGCGGCTTTCACACAGGTGAGATGCTGGCGCATGAGGCCGGGTTTCGGGCGCTTGCCACGGATGCTGGTCATGCGGAACGGCTGGCCGGTGACCATGGCAAGCGAGAGCGCCGTGCGGAGCATCTGCCCGCCACCGTCGGTGCCGTCGAGTTGGATGAGTTTCATTGGAAAAGAAGGGGAAGACCGGACGGATCGATGTGACCCGTCCGGTCTGTTAGAATCAATCATCCGCCGCACTTTCGTCCTTGATGACGAAGCGAGCTTGGAGTCTGGCCACCTGGCGTGCAAGACCTGCGGCTTCCACGCTGCGGAGGACCTCCGGGAAATCCTTGTAGGCGTCCGGGGCCTCGTCGATCGGATACTTGCGGCAGTTGGTGAGAATGTCGGAAGCATCGAAGTCCGCATCCACGGATTTCTGGTCGAGCGTGCGGGCGGCGTTCTTGCGACCCAGCCGGCGGCCGGCGCCGTGGTTGACCGACCAGGCGGTGCGCTCGGCACCACCTTCCGCCACCATGACGACGGAGCCGTCGCGGGGATTCCCGGGAAGCAGGATCGGGTGGCCGGTCTCGGCGAAACGCGTTCCTGCCAGCGCGAAGTGGCCGCCGGGGACGGCGCGTGTGGCACCCTTGCGGTGGACCCACGCCTTTTTCCCGGCAACGATCTCCTCTCGGGCGATGTTGTGCGAGATGAAATAGACGAGTTGTCCGTCGCATCCGGGCAGGATCTCCTGGAAGGCCTCCAACACGAGCGCGTTGATGAGCAGGTGGTTCACGGTGGCGAAGTTCGCGCCGATCGACATGTCGTCGATGTAGGCGTCCGCCTCGGGTGTGCCGAGTGGTGCGTAAACGAGCTGCTTGTCACCTGCGGGGAATGGCGTCGCCCAGTCACGGAACTTTTTCTCAAGATCCCTGAACTGCCCCTGGGCCAGCAGATTTCCGAGGCCACGCGATCCGCAGTGGCTGAGGAAGGAAACATGGCCGTCCTTGAGGCCGAACACGTCCGCGGTTTCCCTGGCGGACGGACGATCCACGACGCGGGTGATCTCGCACTCGCCGAAGTGGTTTCCACCACCGTAGGAACCGAGTTGCCCCACCTTGTCGCCGAAGTTCCTCACACGCCCGGTATCAAGGATGAATTCGAGCCTGCTACGGAGGGCGTCGTAGGTTCCGTCGTGACCACGGTGGGTGGAATCCTCGCAACGGTCCGCCCATTCCGCAGGGATTCCGAGCGCATCACAAACACGCTCGGTAGCCCCCTCGGTAACGGCGAGGAAACCAAGCTCGCTGTTGACCCTGCGACCCTTTTTCACGCTCCTCTGGCCACGACCGGCACCGGTGGGCGTGCGCTCGACGATGGCGTTGATGAGCGCGCGGCGCGTCACCTTGTCGAGGATCGCGTCCTCGGGAATGTCGAGCTGCAGCAGGGACATGGAGCACTTGATATCGACTCCGACGGGGCCGGGATAGATATGGGTGGGAGAAACCATGACGCAACCGATCGGCGCGCCGTATCCCACATGACCGTCGGGGTTCAGGATGACATCGGTGACACCGGGAGCCATGCGCGAGTTGACGGCCTGCTGGAGGCACATCTCGTCGAAGTTGTCCCGGATGGCGTCGGTGCCGATGACGGTGATGGGCTTCCCCGCGTCGTTGGGAAGAGGAATGAAGCCGATGGCTTCGTCGGTTTTATGGATGGTGTTCATGGTAATTATATAAAAAGTTTGATGAGGTGGTAAAACCCGAAAACTGTTGCGGCTAGAAAGATGCAGAAAACGATGAGGTATAGGTAAATGAGCAGTCGTTCCTTCCAGCCGGGGATAATTGGCTGAACCGGTGTTTCCTCATTAAGCACGACGAGTTCGACGCCGAGCTGTCCTTCATCTATCAATGCAGATTTCTCTCCGCCATCCAACAGGCGGGTGATTGCGTCGCGTAGCAGGCCCAAGCCGGGACGATTTCCCGTTAATACGCAATGGTCATGGTCGACATCTGCTTCAAGGAATGATTTTTGAAAGTCTTCTTTCATTTGATATGGGAGGAGGCGACAAGGAGTTGGTGAAACATTCCCGCTCTACCGCTGAGCTACCGGGCCGTCGATGGTGGTCCGGACGGGACTCGAACCCGCGACATGGTCATTCAAATGATGTAGTTCCACCGGCATTCGCCAGTTGGTTGGATGTTTTGTTGATTGAAAGAGAACCCGCGGCAAGGATTCGAAAGACATTTCCATCGCTCTATCCTGGCTGAGCTACCCGCTTGCGCGGGGTCGGATTCGAACCGACGACCTATGGGTCCCAATGTAGTCTTTCCGGGCATTCGCGGGAAGGTGGCGCTGGCAAGGGATTGTGAGACATTTCCGGTCTTGCGACCGGCGTGGGGATCGAACCCACTCGCGGAATTGAACTCCCGCTCACCTGTAGTCCCACAGGCATCCAGCGATGAAGGTTGGAAACCGCGACAAGAGAGGGAAGGATCCGATAATTGCTCTACCACTGAGCTACCCTGCTTTCGCAAGGGCCGGGATCGAACCGGCGACCAATGTAATCCTTCTGGCATTCGCGATTTCAAAGAAACTGCCGACAAGTAGTTCGGGGACGGGCCGTTGAGTTGCCATTACTCTATTCCGCATCTGCGGAAGTGGGATTCGAACCCACATCTGGCGGCATCATGTAGTCCCTGAGGCATCCGGCAGGAGGGGGATGTCAGCGCGGCGGCAAGGGATGATGAGAGGAATGGGTTTCGCAACCCGACGGTTTGTAACGTTGTAGTCTCATCGGCATCCGCCGCGCTGACAAAGGTTCATGCGGTTTTCATGTGTTTGGCGAGGGGTTGAAGTTCGATTTCCTTGATCCAGTGATGAGCTCCCTCCGCCCCGGCGGCGAAGCTGGCGATAAGGTCGAAGACGCTGTCGCTGAAACCCGCGATGTTGAGGATGTCCTTGCGATCGGGGGCCTGGGTGGTGGTGTTCGGGACGATGTCGATGCAGACGAGCTTCGCCTTCGGATTGCGGTTCTTGATTTTTTCCCACTCGGCCATCATCGAGGTTCCACGGCCAGCCTTCGGGTCCGCCCATGATTCGTTGTCGGAAACGAAAATCACGAGATCGGGGACGGCCTTTTCCTGGTTCAGCAAGGCAAGTGGGGCGGAGCAGTTGGTACCTCCTCCGCCGATCTTCGCGAGGGCGGTGGCATTGGTCATGACGGAGTCACGGGGATTGAGAGGCACTTTCACGACCTTCACCTCGAACGGCAACACCCGGGCCTCACGGTTCTTCCGGAGAAACGCGGCGGCGACGAGTGCGGCCACATCGATGCAACGGACCTTCGTGCTACCACCCTGGCGGTAGCCTGTGACGGGCGATTGCATGGAACCCGAGACATCCGGACAGATGACGACTTTCCCCTCGATCTTCGGGACATTGCCGATGGCGGTCTCCATCGCATCCTGCAAGGCGTTCTTCAAAACCCATGGCACCTCGGCCCCCGCATTCATGAATGCGATCAGAAGCTGGTAAGGGAAAACCCGGGCGCGGCGGACCTGGTCGGGATCAGCCAGACGGGCGGCGAGCCGCTTCACCATCTCCTCATCACGGAGCACGCCATGACGGGCGAAGGTGTTGAGGTTCATCCGCGTGGTCTGCCATGAGGCGTTGCTTGCGATGGAAGTCCATTCCTTTTCTCCCAGATCCTGTGCGGTGAGCATTTGGAACGGGACGTCCGGCACCTCGCCCTCACGGGAAGTCTTCCATGCTTCGAAGGCGCGGAGTGTTTCAGGCAGCGCGGCCTCGTCCCAAGGCTTGCCCACCAACCAGGCGTAGAACGCCTCACGGGTGGAGTCTGAAGGGCGGGGATGCACCATCTTCACCACATCGGCCAGAGAAGGATCATTGCCGACGGTCGCCTGGATGAGCTGGCGCTCCGTGGCACGCTCGAGCCATTTACGGACGAGGCGCTTCGGGGCGGAACCGAGCGATTTGCGCCCGGTGACTCCGGAACGGAGGATCTGTACGAAGTTCCGCAGCATTTTCCCGTTATCGATGACCTGGGGGAAAATCTCGATGAGCCGATCCAGATCGCGTGTCGCGAGCACGGCGCAGAGCAGGGCTGGCATGTCCTTCATGAATCCCTTCCGGCGGGCATAAAGCGCGGTCTGGGCGAGGAAATCGACATCCACTTTGTTGGCGAGATCCAACACGAGGTCGAGTTGGGATCCCGCGGAGGCATAATAGGTCCTCGTCAGGCACCCGGTGGCGGCGAGCCGGGCCAGAGCCGCCTTTGGAGACAGTTCGTAGGCGGGCGCTCCTGCATCGTTGACGGTGGTAGTCACAGGGATGAGCGCGCCACGGAGGGTTTGGAAAAGGGTCTTGTTAGCCATTTGGATTCGTTCGGTATCGTTCGAACGATTTCCTATTGGCATGCCCCGTACCAGATTTTCACCATCTCAAAAAATAACGCATAACATATTTATTATCAATGTTATTTTCGCCTGATATTTTTACGCAATGGCAACGACAGCGAATTCATTTGCCACATTTATATCTTTTAAGCTAGTTTTATATCCATGAAGCGAGTTCTGATCGGATTAATTGGAACAAAGACAGACAGCGGCACGGACGTGGCGCGTTGGGATTTCTGGCGACCCACGGTTTCGCTCTTCCAGCATCAGGATCTGCTGTGGGACCGGCTGGAACTATTGGCGGAGTCGAACTTCGCGAGGATCTCCCAACAGGTTCTCGACGATGTCCGGCAGGTCTCACCCGAGACAGAGACACGGCTGCACACGGTGAGCTACGGCAACGATCCCTGGGATCTGGAGACGGTCTATGCCACGCTGCATGATTGGGCGCGCGGCTACACATTCGATCGCGACAATGAAGAATACTTCATCCACATCACGACAGGCACGCACATCGCGCAGATCTCTCTCTTCCTGTTGAACGAGGCGGGCACCCTGCCGGGAAAACTGATCCAGAGTTCTCCGCCGCCATCGGCGCTTTCACGGCAGAAGAAGCCCGAACCAAGGTATTCGGTGATCGACCTGGACCTGTCGAAGTACGACCAGCTCAGCACCCGATTTCAAAAGGAACATGTCGAGGTAACGGACTTCCTGAAAAGCGGCATCGCGACGCGGAACGCCGGATTCAACCGGCTCATCGAACGCATCGAGCAGGTCGCCCTCCGGTCACAGGCACCGGTGCTCCTGACCGGCCCGACCGGCGCCGGGAAATCCCACCTCGCCCGGCGGATCTATGAACTACGGAAACAACGCGGCGGCTTGCGCGGGAATTTCGTGGAGGTGAACTGCGCCACCCTTACCGGAGACACCGCGGCATCGGCATTGTTCGGCCACACCCGCGGATCATTCACCGGAGCACAGAAGGACAGGCCGGGACTGTTGCGCGAGGCGGATGGCGGGCTGCTGTTCCTCGATGAGATCGGTGAACTCGGAACGGACGAGCAGGCGATGTTGTTGCGGGCGCTGGAGGACAAGACCTTCCTGCCGGTGGGTTCGGACAAGCCGGTGAAGAGCGATTTCCAACTTATCGCGGGGACGAACCGCGACCTGCGCGAAGCCGTGGTGACCGGACGTTTCCGTGAAGACCTGCTGGCCCGCATCCACCTCTGGACCTTCGCGCTGCCCGCGCTCGCACAACGCCGGGAGGACATCGCCCCGAATCTGGAATACGAACTCGACCGCCACCGCCGGTCGACCGGGCGGGAGGTGAGCTTCAACAAGGAGGCGAAGCTGGCTTTCCTGAAATTCGCCGAAGCTCCCGACTCACGCTGGAGCGGAAACTTCCGCGATCTGAATGCGGCGGTCACCCGCATGGCCACTCTCGCCCCACGGGGACGCATCCGGGTGGAGGAAGTGGAGGAGGAGATCCAGAGATTGCGGGAGAACTGGCATCGCCCGGGAGCCCAAGGGCGTGAAGCCGCCGTTGATCTCAAGGCCGTCATGAACGCTGAACAGTTGGATGGCATCGACCCCTTCGACCGGGTCCAGCTCACCTATGTGGTGGAGGTATGCCGGCGTGTGAAGACCCTCTCGGAAGCCGGACGGGAGATTTTTGCCATATCTCGAAACAAGAGAAGCGTCACCAATGACGCGGATCGTTTGAAAAAATACCTCGCGAAGTTCGAACTGAAATTCGAGAGCCTGCGCTGTTAGAGATCCTTCCGATTTCCCGTGACGTCCCTCCATTCTGTGCTTAGAAGCAGTGGATTATGAAATGGTCTCCACAGTGGTTGTTGTTGCCGGTCGCGCTCGGGGCGGGCTACCTGACAGGCAGGCAGGGACAGCCTCCGCAGCCGGGGCCGGCGACCGAGGAAAGCCGCCCGCGTGATACCCGCGCCGCCATCCGCAGTCCCAGAAACGACCCCTTCGGAGGCCAGGGATTCTCGCTTTCCTCGATGGAGGATCTTCATGAGCTGTTCAGGCGGCAGGGACGCTCGGTCGCATCCGCACGGGTGACGCTGGCGGTGAATTCGCTTTCTTCGGCGGAGATCCCCGCCCTGGTGGAGATGATCCAGAAGGAGGCGAAGGAGAATCCGAACCGCTACGATTCCGACAGCTACATGCTGATGGGCGCCCTCTTCGAGCGCTGGACGGCGGTCGATCCCACCGCGGCGCTCGCTTTTGTCGATTCCTGCAAGTCCCGTTCCTTCCAGAAGAATGCGGCGGGAAGCTGTTTCGCCGCGCTCGGAAAAGTCGATCCGGACCGGGCGATGTCGGAGTTTGAAAAACTGCCGAAAGGCGAGATCCGCGAGACGGCGGGCATGGCGCTGGTCTCCGCCTTGTCAGACAAGGACCCGGCCGCCGCTTGCGATCTGTTGGAAAAGGAAGCCAGCCCCGGGGCCTTCGGCGATTACTACACCGCGGAAATATTCTCAAGCTGGGCAAAGAAGGATCCCCTGGCCGCGGCGAAGCGGCTGGAGTCGATGCCGCCGGATCGCGTGGGTGATTACAGCGCCGGCCAGCTCGCGGCCAGTTGGGCACAGAAGGACCCGGCGGCGGCGCTGAAATGGGCGAAGACGCTCACGGGTGACCGCAAGTCGAACTCGGCGTCCGAGGTTTACAAGGTGATCGCCCGGGATGATCCGGCGAAGGCATGGGAGCAGCTGAAGGGCGAACCCGGACATTTGCGCGGCCGGATCTTCGGATCGATTCTCGAAATCGTGGCGGACGAGGATCCGAAAAAAGCGATGTCGATGCTGACAACGCTGGGCAGCAAGTCGGACCTGCGCATCGGAACGGACAACTTTTTGAACAGCTTGAGCTGGAATGACACCCGCCTTGCCTTCGAGGTGATCGACCAGGTCAAGGATCCTGCCACGAGGCGCGAAAACCTGGGGAACCAGATGTACAACGCGGCGTGGTCGTCACCCGAGCTGTTGAAGGAGCAGATCGGAAAACTCACCGACCGGGAGAAGATCGACACATCCGGCGCGGTCCTGCGCGGACTGGTCTCCTCGGACCCGGCGGCGGCCGAAAAGTATTTCCTCGAACTTCCCGAGGCGCAGCGAAGCACCCAGACCCTTTCGCAGATGCTCGCGCAGTATTCGAACACGAATGCGAAAAAGGCTTTCGAATTCGCGACCTCCCTCACCAATCCACAGGAACAGGCGGCGGCGGTGCGGGGACTTTTCCAAAATTGGAGCCGTGAGGATCCGGAAGCGGCGGCGGAGGGATGGAAAAAGCTCCCGTCCGGCCAAGGCCGTCTTGAAGCACTGGACAATGTGGCCGGCTCCTGGAGCCAGAGCGATCCGGAAGCGGCGAAATCATGGGCCGACAGTCTCACAGGTGTGGAAAAAGCGCGGGCGCTTGCCGCGGTCCTTCCAGCTTTGGCAAGGGACAATCCGGAAACGGCAAGCAGGCAGCTCGCCGCGATCATCGCCTCGCCTCCGGACGGTATGGGTCAGAACCTCGCATCATCCGCCGGCAACCTGGCGGGTCAATGGGCGGACGATGATCCGGCAGCGGCATCCCGATGGGCGGCATCGCTGCCAAACGGACCATCGCGTGACGAAGGACTGCAGGCGGTTTCCCGCGCTTGGAGCCAATATGATGCCGTGGCCGCCGCACAATGGCTCGGCACGCTGGAAGCCGGCAGTTCCCGTGATGCTGCGATCCAGCCGCTGGTGAATCAGGTGCGGAATACCGATCCCGACACCGCTTTTTCGTGGGCGGCCTCGATCAGCGATGAAAATCAGAGGATCAACGAGCTGCGGCAGACCCTGAAGTCATGGCGCAGGTCGGACTTGCAGGCGGCGAGGGCGACATTCGACGCGGCGAACCTTTCCGAGAAGGAACGGGAGAGCTTGGCGAAAGAGCTGGAATGACGCCAGTCCCGCCAATGGGAGCCATACGCCCATCGGTCGGTGGCATCCCGCCAAAATCCCTTGCGCCGCCCTATGCCCCCCGGACTTCTTCCGCGATGATCCGCAACCCGGCCCTCACGACCGCCTCATCCATGGCATAGGAAACGCGGATGCATTGGTGACGGTGGGGCCACCCCTCATCATCAAGTCCGAAGAAAAAGTGCTGTCCCGGGATGACCAGGACCTCACGCTTCTTCAAGCGCTCGTAAAGTTCCTGGGAGGTGATCTTCAACTGTGGAAACCAGAACCACAGGAACAGGGCACCTTCGCTGCGGTGCATGTACCACTCGATGTCATCGCCAAACGCATCCACCGCCGCTTGTCTGGCAAGGTTGCATTTCTCCTGGTAAAACGGCCTGACCACCTCGCGGCTCAATGACAGGATTTCTCCCGAACGAATCAATGGCAGGGTGATCTGCTGGCCGATGTTCGGATTCGACAGGCCCGCGATCGCACTCATCGAGCCAAGCGCCCGGATGAGTTCCGGAGGACCGATGACGATGCCGGTGCGCGTCCCGGGCAGGCCGATTTTTGACAAACTGTAGGTGAGCACCACATGCGTGTCCCAAAACGGCGTGGCATCCGCGAAGATGATGCCGGGAAAGGGAGCTCCGTAGGCGTTGTCGATGATGAGAGGGATGTTGTTCTCCTTCGCGATGGAGGAGAGGCGGGCGATTTCCTCATCTGTCAGAACATTTCCCGTGGGATTTGTGGGTCGGGACACGCAGATCGCCGCGATGTCCGGCGTGACTTCGAGCGCGTCAAAGTCGACCCGATATTTGAACTCATGAGGCGCGGTTTTTTCAATGAGCGGAGGAACGGCCCGGAACAAATCCCCACCGACACCCTGGTTCGCATAACCGATGTATTCGGGCACGAGCGGAAGCAGGATCTTCCGGCGTGAATCGTCCGGCATTTTACCTGCCAGCAGGTTGAAGAGAAAATAAAACGCCGTTTGCCCGCCGCTGGTGACGGCGACGTTTTCCGGGCCGAGCTTCCAACAGAACGTTTCGCGAAACAATGTGGCGACGGCTTGGAGGAAATGCGGATTGCCACGGGGAGGATCGTAACTGGTGAGAGAGCGCTGCAGACCGCCATCTTCCTCCATCAGCTCCTCCAAACGCCGCCGCCAGACCGCGTTCATTTCGGGAATGCGGGCGGGTTGGCCGCCGCCCAGCATCTTGAGATCCGGCCCTCCGCTGGCGATGGCGTGCCCGAGGTCATCCATCAGTTCCTCGATCCCGCTGCCACAGCCGAGGTGGCGTCCAAATTCTGAAAATTCGTATGACATCTTCGATGACTGCGTTCTATAGTGTCGGCCTCACTCCAAACCAACCAAACAACCATGTCCATCAAAGTCGGCGACAAAGCCCCGGATTTCACCCTTGTCAGTAAAACCGCGAATGGCCCGGAGCTGGTCACATTGAGCGAACTCATCGGCAAGTCCAACATCGTGCTGCTTTTCGTGCCAATGGCCTTCACCGGCGGCTGCACCACGGAGCTGTGTGAGATCTCCAACAGCATTTCGGAATATGACACGCTCGATGCCAAGGTGCTCGGCATCTCCGGAGACAACCCTTTCGCACAAGAAGCATGGGCGCAAAAAGAAGGCATCACCATCAGCCTCCTCAGCGACTACGAACACGCCGTGGCGAAGTCATACGGCGTGGCCTACGAGCAGTTCCTGCCATCCAAGAACCTGATCATGGGTGGAGTGGCGAAACGCTCCGTGTTCGTCATCGACAAGGAGGGAGTGGTGCGCCACGTGGAAGTGCTCGAATCCCCAAGCGACCTTCCGGACTTCGGCGCGATCAAAACCGCTCT is a window of Luteolibacter yonseiensis DNA encoding:
- the rtcA gene encoding RNA 3'-terminal phosphate cyclase; its protein translation is MKLIQLDGTDGGGQMLRTALSLAMVTGQPFRMTSIRGKRPKPGLMRQHLTCVKAACEISNGTADGAEIGSTELVFRAGKTCGGDYRFSIGTAGSTSLLFQTLLPALLHAGGASTLRLEGGTHNPLAPPFEFIDRVFLPALGKMGGRATVSLVQSGFAPVGGGIIEATIQPCEKLAAFHLHEPGEVKSLVLRVPSRNLPIHIAGRILDSALAQYPCDDASVEIREPGPGRGVCCLYEAVFEHTSELTSAFGETNVTAERVGRRAAKTIQDFIGSGAAVGRCLADQLLLPMALAGEGSFTTMAPDDHIPTNISVIEKFLPVRFSIETADRGKRVISVR
- a CDS encoding RtcB family protein, which codes for MNTIHKTDEAIGFIPLPNDAGKPITVIGTDAIRDNFDEMCLQQAVNSRMAPGVTDVILNPDGHVGYGAPIGCVMVSPTHIYPGPVGVDIKCSMSLLQLDIPEDAILDKVTRRALINAIVERTPTGAGRGQRSVKKGRRVNSELGFLAVTEGATERVCDALGIPAEWADRCEDSTHRGHDGTYDALRSRLEFILDTGRVRNFGDKVGQLGSYGGGNHFGECEITRVVDRPSARETADVFGLKDGHVSFLSHCGSRGLGNLLAQGQFRDLEKKFRDWATPFPAGDKQLVYAPLGTPEADAYIDDMSIGANFATVNHLLINALVLEAFQEILPGCDGQLVYFISHNIAREEIVAGKKAWVHRKGATRAVPGGHFALAGTRFAETGHPILLPGNPRDGSVVMVAEGGAERTAWSVNHGAGRRLGRKNAARTLDQKSVDADFDASDILTNCRKYPIDEAPDAYKDFPEVLRSVEAAGLARQVARLQARFVIKDESAADD
- a CDS encoding vWA domain-containing protein, translated to MANKTLFQTLRGALIPVTTTVNDAGAPAYELSPKAALARLAATGCLTRTYYASAGSQLDLVLDLANKVDVDFLAQTALYARRKGFMKDMPALLCAVLATRDLDRLIEIFPQVIDNGKMLRNFVQILRSGVTGRKSLGSAPKRLVRKWLERATERQLIQATVGNDPSLADVVKMVHPRPSDSTREAFYAWLVGKPWDEAALPETLRAFEAWKTSREGEVPDVPFQMLTAQDLGEKEWTSIASNASWQTTRMNLNTFARHGVLRDEEMVKRLAARLADPDQVRRARVFPYQLLIAFMNAGAEVPWVLKNALQDAMETAIGNVPKIEGKVVICPDVSGSMQSPVTGYRQGGSTKVRCIDVAALVAAAFLRKNREARVLPFEVKVVKVPLNPRDSVMTNATALAKIGGGGTNCSAPLALLNQEKAVPDLVIFVSDNESWADPKAGRGTSMMAEWEKIKNRNPKAKLVCIDIVPNTTTQAPDRKDILNIAGFSDSVFDLIASFAAGAEGAHHWIKEIELQPLAKHMKTA
- the rtcR gene encoding RNA repair transcriptional activator RtcR, which encodes MKRVLIGLIGTKTDSGTDVARWDFWRPTVSLFQHQDLLWDRLELLAESNFARISQQVLDDVRQVSPETETRLHTVSYGNDPWDLETVYATLHDWARGYTFDRDNEEYFIHITTGTHIAQISLFLLNEAGTLPGKLIQSSPPPSALSRQKKPEPRYSVIDLDLSKYDQLSTRFQKEHVEVTDFLKSGIATRNAGFNRLIERIEQVALRSQAPVLLTGPTGAGKSHLARRIYELRKQRGGLRGNFVEVNCATLTGDTAASALFGHTRGSFTGAQKDRPGLLREADGGLLFLDEIGELGTDEQAMLLRALEDKTFLPVGSDKPVKSDFQLIAGTNRDLREAVVTGRFREDLLARIHLWTFALPALAQRREDIAPNLEYELDRHRRSTGREVSFNKEAKLAFLKFAEAPDSRWSGNFRDLNAAVTRMATLAPRGRIRVEEVEEEIQRLRENWHRPGAQGREAAVDLKAVMNAEQLDGIDPFDRVQLTYVVEVCRRVKTLSEAGREIFAISRNKRSVTNDADRLKKYLAKFELKFESLRC
- a CDS encoding valine--pyruvate transaminase, whose translation is MSYEFSEFGRHLGCGSGIEELMDDLGHAIASGGPDLKMLGGGQPARIPEMNAVWRRRLEELMEEDGGLQRSLTSYDPPRGNPHFLQAVATLFRETFCWKLGPENVAVTSGGQTAFYFLFNLLAGKMPDDSRRKILLPLVPEYIGYANQGVGGDLFRAVPPLIEKTAPHEFKYRVDFDALEVTPDIAAICVSRPTNPTGNVLTDEEIARLSSIAKENNIPLIIDNAYGAPFPGIIFADATPFWDTHVVLTYSLSKIGLPGTRTGIVIGPPELIRALGSMSAIAGLSNPNIGQQITLPLIRSGEILSLSREVVRPFYQEKCNLARQAAVDAFGDDIEWYMHRSEGALFLWFWFPQLKITSQELYERLKKREVLVIPGQHFFFGLDDEGWPHRHQCIRVSYAMDEAVVRAGLRIIAEEVRGA
- a CDS encoding redoxin domain-containing protein; translation: MSIKVGDKAPDFTLVSKTANGPELVTLSELIGKSNIVLLFVPMAFTGGCTTELCEISNSISEYDTLDAKVLGISGDNPFAQEAWAQKEGITISLLSDYEHAVAKSYGVAYEQFLPSKNLIMGGVAKRSVFVIDKEGVVRHVEVLESPSDLPDFGAIKTALGSL